A single Rhopalosiphum padi isolate XX-2018 chromosome 4, ASM2088224v1, whole genome shotgun sequence DNA region contains:
- the LOC132929517 gene encoding lipase 3-like: MSENVISSTVEIIKKNGYAVEVHDVVTDDGYILELHRIPRNKSGQDPTRNHPVFLHHGILGSSADWVLGGADISLPMQLSDAGYDVWMANCRGNTYSRKHLSMTFKQKDFWNFSLHEVGTFDLPASFDYILMKTNATQLHYIGYSMGTSVFFIMASERHEYHQKIRSQISLAPVAYLFNTRSSVRHIAPYAKKMNTMYQWVSNGMFLPQSKMQSFLVTNAYGEKITRTMFCQKCISYAVSSVCGSETYIFDDKLIPLVIEHFPAGTSAKLTTHFSQLILKDCFSQYDYGPIMNLQHYNSTEPPTYNLRSIHVPIALIYGKNDVLTDVEDIMRLKSQLPKLLDVVPIDSPRCNHVDFLWSLDVTKQVNVTVTEILQKTDHTDWKYTGPPAGPCADVYGTGDNDGPVTKDQQPNSTNDQHELANFVLVPDYLSSVTPMQQDGDDDNSTELIREQKLLQKVQLFGNLIMLLKSTETKYHRLRDGLTREFSEWTRSARNVTGTHRVVGNNSTVVTGLEDTVGCAVAAITEQSVMTPQCTGKVGDIGEYNNGGLNHNIDDRTATGRALYTTFNNLGRAIRFLKFRHK, from the exons ATGTCCGAAAATGTCATCTCGTCTACC gttgaaattatcaaaaaaaatggtTACGCTGTTGAAGTGCACGATGTCGTCACGGACGACGGTTACATCCTGGAGTTGCATCGCATCCCGAGAAATAAGAGCGGACAAGATCCCACCAGAAACCATCCGGTGTTCTTGCACCATGGCATTTTGGGGAGCTCGGCTGATTGGGTGCTCGGCGGGGCCGATATATCGTTAC caatGCAACTATCCGACGCCGGGTACGATGTGTGGATGGCCAACTGCCGGGGTAACACTTATAGCAGAAAACACTTGTCGATGACTTTTAAGCAAaaagatttttggaattttag CTTACACGAAGTCGGAACGTTTGATTTGCCAGCTTCGTTCGACTATATTCTAATGAAGACCAATGCCACGCAACTTCATTATATAGGTTATTCGATGGGCACGTCTGTGTTTTTCATTATGGCTTCCGAAAGACACGAATACCATCAAAAGATTAGGTCGCAAATCAGTCTCGCACCGGTCGCCTACTTGTTCAACACAAGATCGTCCGTGAGACATATCGCTCCGTACGCGAAGAAGATGAAT ACTATGTATCAATGGGTTTCCAATGGAATGTTTTTGCCTCAATCAAAAATGCAATCATTTTTGGTAACTAACGCATACGGAGAAAAAATTACACGGACTATGTTTTGTCAAAAATGCATATCTTATGCTGTATCTTCCGTGTGTGGTAGTGAAACATATATTTTCGacgat aaattaataccACTCGTCATTGAACACTTTCCGGCAGGAACGTCGGCCAAGCTTACCACACATTTTTCACAGCTAATATTGAAAG ACTGTTTTAGTCAGTACGATTACGGCCCAATTATGAATTTACAGCATTATAATTCTACCGAACCTCCAACGTACAACTTGAGATCTATACATGTGCCCATTGCGTTGATATACGGAAAAAACGATGTATTGACCGACGTAGAG GATATAATGAGACTGAAATCACAACTTCCAAAACTGTTGGACGTCGTTCCGATCGACAGTCCGCGTTGCAATCATGTAGATTTTTTGTGGAGCCTAGACGTGACCAAACAAGTAAACGTGACGGTTACGGAAATACTACAGAAGACCGACCACACGGATTGGAAGTATACGGGTCCTCCCGCGGGCCCTTGTGCAGATGTCTACGGAACCGGCGACAACGACGGTCCGGTGACTAAAGACCAACAACCGAACTCGACGAACGATCAACACGAATTAGCGAACTTCGTACTGGTGCCGGATTACTTGTCGAGTGTAACTCCGATGCAACaggacggcgacgacgacaatTCGACGGAGCTCATACGAGAACAGAAACTGCTGCAAAAAGTACAGTTGTTCGGCAACTTGATCATGTTGTTGAAGTCTACCGAAACGAAATACCACCGACTCCGGGACGGTCTGACCAGGGAGTTTTCGGAATGGACTCGCAGCGCTCGAAACGTGACCGGAACTCATCGCGTGGTAGGAAATAACTCTACGGTTGTCACTGGACTGGAAGACACAGTCGGCTGTGCGGTCGCGGCAATAACCGAACAATCCGTCATGACGCCGCAGTGTACCGGTAAAGTCGGCGACATCGGTGAATACAATAATGGTGGTCTAAACCATAATATAGACGATCGCACGGCGACGGGACGCGCACTTTACACCACATTCAACAATCTCGGAAGAGCGATCAGGTTCTTGAAGTTCCGCCATAAATAG
- the LOC132928738 gene encoding uncharacterized protein LOC132928738: MHPSMSIGRNYRLTLDKKLREINELRETTKSYKILDEDSHLLKYCLRQKSESKNPLKTNITNDYKCAGVVPLVDLLSGKYHRDRAKQREQKLTAKKIKNNIVKAEQPKNYIGSSLQACIAMSPDQQLNILKDMWRKKKSAEVAICKEDNETIKYYLNKGISSDFYGPFPEHLLEKIKENRVKPNLLKK; encoded by the exons ATGCATCCGTCGATGTCCATTGGACGCAACTATAGACTAACACTCGATAAGAAATTACGCGAAATCAACGAGTTACGGGAAACGACTAAAAGCTATAAGATATTAGACGAAGACagtcatttattaaaatattgtctgcGTCAAAAAAGTGAATCTAAAAATCCACTTAAAACAAATATCacaaatgattataaatgtGCCGGCGTCGTGCCTTTAGtg gaTTTGCTGTCTGGAAAATATCACAGAGACAGGGCAAAGCAGAGAGAACAAAAATTAAccgcaaaaaaaattaaaaataatattgtaaaagcaGAGCAACCTAAGAa TTATATTGGGTCATCATTACAAGCATGTATTGCAATGAGTCCAGATCAACAATTGAATATACTGAAAGATATGTGGCGAAAAAAGAAAAGCGCAGAAGTCGCCATATGTAAAGAAGATAATGAAACAATCAAATACTATTTGAATAAA GGAATATCTAGTGATTTTTACGGCCCATTTCCAGAACAtttgttagaaaaaataaaggaaaatcGTGTTAAACCGAATCTGTTAAaaaagtaa